A region of Massilia sp. KIM DNA encodes the following proteins:
- a CDS encoding formate dehydrogenase, translated as MTEHPEAQGSLAPVEAQAQAQAGQPAGVDPKRRHFLKAAPLGALAAVTANAAAAEAPAPAAPAAPGVKRGYHETEHIRRYYQTAAYW; from the coding sequence ATGACCGAGCATCCTGAAGCGCAGGGCAGCCTGGCGCCAGTCGAAGCGCAAGCACAGGCGCAAGCGGGTCAGCCCGCGGGCGTCGATCCGAAGCGCCGCCATTTCCTGAAAGCGGCCCCGCTGGGGGCGCTGGCGGCGGTGACCGCGAACGCCGCGGCGGCCGAGGCGCCGGCGCCGGCCGCGCCCGCGGCGCCCGGGGTCAAGCGCGGCTACCACGAGACCGAGCACATCCGCCGTTACTACCAGACCGCCGCCTATTGGTGA
- a CDS encoding formate dehydrogenase subunit alpha, with protein MSLVKTTRDGGLKRRRFLVGAGIAAGAGALARQLPLNVIDKAEAADPVPGAAVPTEIKRTICSHCSVGCSVDAVVANGVWVRQEAAFDSPINMGAHCAKGASVREHAFGEHRLRYPMKLVNGKYQRISWDQAINEIGDKLIQLRQQAGPDALMVIGSSKHNNEQAYLLRKWVSFWGSNNCDHQARICHSTTVAGVAQTYGYGAMTNSFNDLHHSKAVLFIGSNPAEAHPISMLHFLHAKELGAKMIVIDPRFTRTARFAHHYVRVRPGTDIPLVWGILWHIFENGWEDKDFIAARTYGMDDVRKEVAKWTPDKVSDVTGVPESAVRIAAEMLAKNRPSSVVWCMGITQHHVGTANVRALAILQLALGNIGVPGGGANIYRGHDNVQGATDVGPNGDSLPGYYGLAEGSWKHFASVWGVDYNWILSRFGSKELMEKPGITVSRWFDAVNEQNQFIDQPSNLRAVFYWGHAPNSQTRLPDMKAAMQKLDMLVVIDPYPSMTASMHGRTDGVYLLPAASQFETQGSCTASNRSIQWRERVIMPLFECKTDHEIMYLFARKLGFHEELCKNIKVVHNEPVVEDILREINRSCWTIGYTGCSPERLKLHMENKHTFNPTTMRADSGPCKGDYYGLPWPCWGTPEMKHPGTPILYDINKSVAEGGLPFRANWGVEHNGASLLAADGSTNKGSELDVGYPEFDHVFLKKLGWWNELTPAEQALAEGKNWKTDLSGGIIRVVIAHGCAPFGNARARCNVWNFPDPVPVHREPLASPRRDLVAKYPTYEDKSAFWRLPTLYKSIQAQDYSKDFPLIMTSGRLVEYEGGGEETRSNPWLAELQQNMFVEINPRDAAQIGARVGEFVWVETPIGARMKMMAMVTERVPVGLVWMPFHFGGWWMGEDLERHYPEGGAPTVRGEACNTGWTYGYDAVTMMQETKVSLCRLVRA; from the coding sequence ATGTCCCTCGTAAAAACGACCCGCGACGGCGGCCTGAAGCGCCGTCGCTTCCTGGTCGGCGCCGGCATCGCGGCCGGCGCAGGCGCGCTGGCGCGCCAGCTTCCCTTGAACGTGATCGACAAGGCCGAAGCGGCCGATCCGGTGCCTGGCGCCGCGGTGCCGACCGAGATCAAGCGCACCATCTGCAGCCACTGCTCGGTCGGCTGCTCGGTGGACGCGGTGGTTGCCAACGGCGTCTGGGTGCGCCAGGAGGCGGCCTTCGATTCGCCGATCAACATGGGCGCCCACTGCGCCAAGGGCGCCTCGGTGCGCGAACACGCCTTCGGCGAGCACCGCCTGCGCTACCCGATGAAGCTGGTGAACGGCAAGTACCAGCGGATCTCCTGGGACCAGGCGATCAACGAGATCGGCGACAAGCTGATCCAGCTGCGCCAGCAGGCCGGGCCGGACGCCCTCATGGTGATCGGCAGCTCCAAGCACAACAACGAGCAGGCCTACCTGTTGCGCAAATGGGTGTCGTTCTGGGGCTCGAACAACTGCGACCACCAGGCGCGCATCTGCCACTCGACCACGGTCGCGGGCGTGGCCCAGACCTATGGCTACGGGGCCATGACCAACTCCTTTAACGACTTGCACCATAGCAAGGCCGTGCTCTTCATCGGCTCCAACCCGGCCGAGGCCCACCCGATCTCGATGCTGCACTTCCTGCACGCCAAGGAACTGGGCGCCAAGATGATCGTGATCGACCCGCGCTTCACCCGCACCGCGCGCTTCGCCCACCACTACGTACGGGTGCGGCCCGGCACCGACATCCCGCTGGTCTGGGGCATCCTGTGGCACATCTTCGAGAACGGCTGGGAAGACAAGGACTTCATCGCCGCCCGCACCTACGGCATGGACGACGTGCGCAAGGAAGTCGCCAAGTGGACCCCGGACAAAGTGTCGGACGTGACCGGCGTGCCGGAAAGCGCGGTGCGCATCGCGGCCGAGATGCTGGCCAAGAACCGCCCGTCCTCGGTGGTCTGGTGCATGGGCATCACCCAGCACCACGTGGGCACGGCCAATGTGCGCGCCCTGGCCATCCTCCAGCTGGCGCTGGGCAACATCGGCGTGCCGGGCGGCGGCGCCAACATCTACCGCGGCCACGACAACGTGCAGGGCGCCACCGACGTCGGCCCCAACGGCGACTCGCTGCCGGGCTACTACGGCCTGGCCGAGGGCTCCTGGAAGCACTTCGCCAGCGTCTGGGGCGTGGACTACAACTGGATCCTGTCGCGCTTCGGCTCTAAGGAGCTGATGGAAAAGCCCGGCATCACGGTCTCGCGCTGGTTCGACGCGGTCAACGAGCAGAACCAGTTCATCGACCAGCCGAGCAACCTGCGCGCCGTGTTCTACTGGGGCCACGCGCCCAACAGCCAGACCCGCCTCCCGGACATGAAGGCGGCCATGCAGAAGCTCGACATGCTGGTGGTGATCGACCCCTATCCGAGCATGACCGCGTCCATGCACGGGCGCACCGATGGCGTCTACCTGCTGCCGGCCGCCTCCCAGTTCGAGACCCAGGGCTCGTGCACGGCCTCGAACCGCTCGATCCAGTGGCGCGAGCGGGTCATCATGCCCTTGTTCGAGTGCAAGACCGACCACGAGATCATGTACCTGTTCGCGCGCAAGCTGGGCTTCCATGAGGAGCTGTGCAAGAACATCAAGGTGGTGCACAACGAGCCCGTGGTCGAGGACATCCTGCGCGAGATCAACCGCTCCTGCTGGACCATCGGCTACACCGGCTGCTCGCCCGAGCGCCTCAAGCTCCACATGGAGAACAAGCACACCTTCAACCCGACCACGATGCGGGCCGACAGCGGCCCCTGCAAGGGCGACTACTACGGCCTGCCCTGGCCCTGCTGGGGCACGCCGGAGATGAAGCACCCGGGCACGCCCATCCTCTACGACATCAACAAGTCGGTGGCCGAGGGCGGCCTGCCTTTCCGCGCCAACTGGGGCGTGGAGCACAACGGGGCCAGCCTGCTGGCGGCCGACGGCTCGACCAACAAGGGCAGCGAGCTCGACGTCGGCTATCCCGAATTCGACCACGTCTTCCTCAAGAAGCTGGGCTGGTGGAATGAACTGACCCCGGCCGAGCAGGCCCTGGCCGAGGGCAAGAACTGGAAGACCGACCTGTCGGGCGGCATCATCCGGGTCGTGATCGCCCACGGCTGCGCGCCGTTCGGCAACGCCCGCGCGCGCTGCAACGTGTGGAACTTCCCGGATCCGGTGCCGGTGCACCGCGAGCCGCTCGCCTCGCCGCGCCGCGACCTGGTGGCCAAGTACCCGACCTACGAGGACAAGTCGGCGTTCTGGCGCCTGCCGACCCTGTACAAGTCGATCCAGGCGCAGGACTACTCGAAGGACTTCCCCTTGATCATGACCTCGGGCCGCCTGGTCGAGTACGAGGGCGGGGGCGAGGAGACCCGTTCCAACCCCTGGCTGGCCGAGCTGCAGCAGAACATGTTCGTCGAGATCAATCCGCGCGACGCGGCCCAGATCGGGGCCAGGGTGGGCGAATTCGTCTGGGTCGAGACCCCGATCGGGGCGCGCATGAAGATGATGGCCATGGTCACCGAGCGCGTGCCCGTGGGCCTGGTCTGGATGCCCTTCCACTTCGGCGGCTGGTGGATGGGCGAGGACCTCGAGCGCCACTATCCGGAAGGCGGGGCGCCGACCGTGCGCGGCGAAGCCTGCAACACGGGCTGGACCTACGGCTACGACGCCGTGACGATGATGCAGGAAACCAAGGTCTCGCTGTGCCGCCTCGTGCGCGCCTGA
- the fdh3B gene encoding formate dehydrogenase FDH3 subunit beta has product MAARMKFICDTERCIDCNGCVTACKNEHETPWGVNRRRVVTINDGVPGERSVSVACMHCTDAPCLAVCPTNCIYHTEDGIVLHSKDQCIGCGYCFYACPFGAPQFPETGLFNHRGKMDKCTFCAGGPEPDTSDAEFKKYGRNRIAEGKLPACAEQCGTKALLGGEANIIADIYRQRVETRGYGPELWGWKIAYGKPKRGGEIKAKGDMPRENQLPNDFQNGGGRFPT; this is encoded by the coding sequence ATGGCTGCGAGGATGAAATTTATTTGCGACACAGAGCGCTGCATCGACTGCAATGGCTGCGTGACGGCGTGCAAGAACGAGCACGAGACCCCCTGGGGCGTGAACCGCCGCCGCGTGGTCACCATCAACGACGGCGTGCCGGGCGAGCGCTCGGTCTCGGTCGCCTGCATGCATTGCACCGACGCGCCCTGCCTGGCGGTGTGCCCGACCAACTGCATCTACCACACCGAGGACGGCATCGTCCTGCACAGCAAGGACCAGTGCATCGGCTGCGGCTACTGCTTCTACGCCTGTCCCTTCGGCGCCCCGCAGTTTCCCGAGACCGGGCTGTTCAACCACCGCGGCAAGATGGACAAGTGCACCTTCTGCGCCGGCGGTCCGGAACCGGACACCTCGGACGCCGAATTCAAGAAGTATGGCCGCAACCGCATCGCCGAGGGCAAGCTGCCGGCCTGCGCCGAGCAATGCGGCACCAAGGCCCTGCTGGGCGGCGAAGCCAACATCATCGCCGACATCTACCGCCAGCGCGTCGAGACGCGCGGCTACGGCCCCGAGCTGTGGGGCTGGAAGATCGCCTACGGCAAGCCCAAGCGCGGCGGCGAGATCAAGGCCAAGGGCGACATGCCGCGCGAGAACCAGCTGCCGAACGACTTCCAGAACGGCGGCGGGAGGTTCCCGACATGA
- a CDS encoding formate dehydrogenase subunit gamma: MRANLMLLRAMLLLVAALVLPAAFAGVPNKKAEPAYAEEQTMLQIEADSRVPEPGLGSSASGRVHLDRHFLGQYGDNEANVIVQRGGNTWRIWRNGPLATIAGAILLAVPLLIFVFYKTIGPMREEPRSGRKLQRFTRWERQVHWATAFSFIALAITGIVIMYGKKIMLPWMGHDLFSWVAIISKYLHNFVGPLFIVCSVLMFITFVRRNFYRRQDWEWVKQGGGLISHKHVPAGFFNAGEKTWFWLGVTLLGLVMSITGLILDFVNFGQTRYVMQVANYLHIAGAALYIAAAMGHAYIGTLGTPGAYEAMRHGTVDEAWAKAHHQLWYEQARHGAVPSGDLPPRPAGPGAVPPAPPPVQPGPAH; encoded by the coding sequence ATGCGAGCGAACCTGATGCTGCTGCGCGCCATGCTGCTCCTGGTAGCCGCCCTGGTGCTGCCGGCCGCCTTCGCGGGCGTGCCGAACAAGAAGGCCGAGCCGGCCTACGCCGAGGAGCAGACCATGCTCCAGATCGAGGCCGATTCGCGCGTGCCCGAGCCGGGCCTGGGTTCCTCCGCCTCGGGGCGGGTGCACCTGGACCGCCACTTCCTCGGCCAGTACGGCGACAACGAGGCCAATGTCATCGTCCAGCGCGGCGGCAACACCTGGCGCATCTGGCGCAACGGTCCGCTGGCCACGATCGCCGGCGCCATCCTGCTCGCGGTGCCGCTCCTGATCTTCGTGTTCTACAAGACCATCGGCCCGATGCGCGAGGAACCGCGCAGCGGGCGCAAGCTGCAGCGTTTCACGCGCTGGGAGCGCCAGGTGCACTGGGCCACGGCCTTCAGCTTCATCGCCCTGGCCATCACCGGCATCGTCATCATGTACGGCAAGAAGATCATGCTGCCCTGGATGGGCCACGACCTGTTCTCCTGGGTGGCGATCATCTCCAAGTACCTGCACAATTTCGTCGGGCCGCTGTTCATCGTGTGCTCGGTGCTGATGTTCATCACCTTCGTGCGGCGCAACTTCTACCGCCGCCAGGACTGGGAGTGGGTGAAGCAGGGCGGCGGGCTCATCTCGCACAAGCACGTGCCGGCCGGCTTCTTCAATGCCGGCGAGAAAACCTGGTTCTGGCTGGGGGTGACCCTGCTCGGCCTGGTGATGTCGATCACCGGTCTGATCCTCGATTTCGTGAACTTCGGCCAGACCCGCTACGTCATGCAGGTGGCCAACTACCTGCACATCGCCGGCGCCGCCCTCTACATCGCGGCCGCCATGGGCCACGCCTACATCGGCACCCTGGGCACGCCCGGGGCCTACGAGGCCATGCGCCACGGCACCGTCGACGAAGCCTGGGCCAAGGCCCACCACCAACTCTGGTACGAGCAGGCCAGGCATGGGGCCGTTCCGTCCGGCGACCTGCCGCCGCGCCCGGCCGGGCCGGGCGCCGTGCCGCCCGCGCCGCCCCCGGTCCAGCCGGGTCCAGCCCATTGA
- a CDS encoding DUF3305 domain-containing protein, with amino-acid sequence MKMGSMPIAVIMQRRSVQHRWADEAWAAVGVVPDRGGLPRLQVLSESPERDYYLVSGLELELYTDENEGYYENCVAPESKVFVLWRMEEGKAIPVRASVSYVEGTRMFDSGEAADGVTMPAEIYAWLAGYLREHYTPRPRKGRQHG; translated from the coding sequence ATGAAGATGGGATCGATGCCGATCGCGGTGATCATGCAGCGCCGCAGCGTCCAGCACCGCTGGGCCGACGAGGCCTGGGCGGCGGTGGGCGTGGTGCCGGACCGCGGCGGCCTGCCGCGCCTGCAGGTGCTGAGCGAGAGCCCGGAGCGCGACTACTACCTGGTGTCGGGCCTGGAGCTGGAGCTGTACACCGACGAGAACGAAGGCTATTACGAGAACTGCGTGGCGCCCGAGTCCAAGGTGTTCGTGCTGTGGCGCATGGAGGAGGGCAAGGCCATTCCGGTGCGGGCCTCGGTCAGCTACGTCGAGGGCACGCGCATGTTCGATTCGGGCGAGGCGGCCGACGGTGTCACCATGCCGGCCGAGATCTACGCCTGGCTGGCCGGCTACCTGCGCGAGCACTATACGCCGCGCCCGCGCAAGGGGCGCCAGCACGGATGA
- a CDS encoding DUF3306 domain-containing protein, which yields MSDTPMAEEGFFRRWARLKSTGGEPEPVGQASAPLPAAAPAALAPAPAPAEPGPADAAEARPLPTLEDAERLGLDSDFSGFVVKGVDQAVRRMALKKLFADPHFNVMDGLDVYIDDYNKPSPLSEDMLAQLRHAHSALGRLLDDGGKEEQAPETQAAERAPDREDDNQDAPAPPAQQAAPPSTQGNA from the coding sequence ATGAGCGACACGCCGATGGCCGAGGAAGGTTTTTTCCGCCGCTGGGCGCGGCTCAAGTCGACGGGCGGCGAGCCGGAGCCGGTCGGGCAGGCGTCGGCGCCTCTGCCTGCCGCTGCGCCGGCTGCCCTTGCCCCTGCGCCGGCGCCGGCCGAGCCAGGGCCGGCCGACGCGGCCGAAGCCCGGCCCTTGCCGACCCTCGAGGACGCCGAGCGCCTGGGCCTGGATTCCGATTTTTCCGGCTTCGTGGTCAAGGGCGTGGACCAGGCGGTGCGCCGGATGGCGCTCAAGAAGCTGTTCGCCGACCCGCATTTCAATGTGATGGACGGCCTCGACGTCTATATCGACGACTACAACAAGCCCTCGCCGCTGAGCGAGGACATGCTGGCCCAGCTGCGCCATGCGCACAGCGCGCTGGGCCGCCTTCTCGACGATGGCGGGAAGGAAGAGCAGGCACCGGAGACGCAGGCCGCCGAGCGCGCGCCGGACCGGGAAGACGACAACCAGGACGCGCCAGCGCCGCCGGCGCAGCAGGCCGCGCCCCCATCGACACAAGGAAACGCATGA